A window of Prolixibacter sp. SD074 contains these coding sequences:
- a CDS encoding 2,3,4,5-tetrahydropyridine-2,6-dicarboxylate N-succinyltransferase: MWDKYIETIEAAWEDRSLLQNEDTQSCIREVIEMLDKGKVRVAVKNGSEWTVNQWVKKAVILYFPIQGMETIEVGPLEFHDKIATKKNYKELGVRVVPHAVARYGAFLSKGVILMPSYVNIGAWVGSNTMVDTWATVGSCAQIGSNVHLSGGVGIGGVLEPVGARPVIIEDNCFVGSRCIVVEGVHVEEGAVLGANVVLTRSTKIYDVTGEGEVEYKGYIPANSVVIPGTRMKKFPAGEYGVPCALIIGKRKPSTDLKTSLNDALREYGVSV; encoded by the coding sequence ATGTGGGATAAATACATTGAAACGATCGAAGCAGCCTGGGAAGATCGTTCCCTTCTGCAAAATGAAGATACGCAAAGTTGCATCCGTGAAGTAATTGAGATGCTCGATAAAGGCAAAGTTCGGGTAGCCGTGAAAAACGGCAGCGAATGGACAGTAAACCAGTGGGTGAAAAAAGCGGTGATTCTCTATTTCCCGATCCAGGGAATGGAAACCATTGAAGTTGGGCCGCTGGAGTTTCACGACAAAATTGCGACCAAGAAAAATTACAAGGAATTGGGTGTTCGGGTTGTCCCGCACGCTGTGGCCCGTTATGGCGCGTTCCTTTCAAAGGGAGTTATCCTAATGCCATCGTATGTGAACATTGGTGCATGGGTCGGCAGTAATACCATGGTTGATACCTGGGCAACGGTTGGTAGTTGTGCGCAGATCGGTTCTAACGTTCACCTTTCCGGAGGTGTCGGTATTGGCGGCGTGCTGGAGCCCGTTGGAGCGAGGCCCGTTATAATCGAAGATAATTGTTTCGTTGGTTCCCGTTGTATCGTAGTTGAAGGCGTGCATGTGGAGGAGGGGGCAGTCCTCGGTGCAAACGTTGTGCTCACCAGGTCGACCAAAATTTACGATGTGACAGGAGAAGGGGAAGTGGAATACAAAGGTTATATTCCGGCCAATTCAGTAGTTATTCCGGGTACCCGGATGAAAAAATTCCCTGCCGGGGAATACGGCGTTCCCTGTGCATTGATCATCGGGAAACGTAAGCCTTCTACCGACTTGAAAACATCACTCAACGATGCTCTTCGGGAGTATGGTGTTTCTGTTTAA
- a CDS encoding head GIN domain-containing protein, with product MKSKIFSLMVVLAFAWNFSAKAQETDKRTLPPFTEISLRINGDIHLTQGDGQSVEIKAKSSTINKLITEVKDRKLVIRFSATDSWFKNWNPGKVDIFITIPQIDALSVSGSGSILSDDEISSRILDLAVSGSGDIRLTDLSTEKVSAAISGSGDIYLEGSDTADALDAAISGSGDIKASGLKAKNVNVKISGSGDCDVYAVDQLKVRVIGSGTVRYDGNPQIDSNVSGSGGFKKRH from the coding sequence ATGAAATCAAAGATTTTTTCGCTTATGGTTGTTCTGGCTTTTGCCTGGAACTTTAGCGCCAAAGCACAGGAAACGGATAAACGCACGCTACCGCCTTTTACGGAAATATCACTAAGAATCAACGGTGATATCCATCTTACGCAGGGTGATGGCCAATCAGTGGAAATTAAGGCCAAATCTTCCACCATTAATAAACTCATTACCGAAGTGAAAGACCGTAAACTGGTGATCCGATTCAGCGCCACCGATTCGTGGTTCAAAAACTGGAACCCCGGCAAAGTGGATATTTTCATTACGATCCCGCAGATCGACGCACTCTCAGTTTCCGGTTCCGGATCCATTCTTTCGGACGATGAAATTAGTTCGCGTATTCTGGATCTGGCTGTCAGTGGCAGCGGCGATATCAGACTGACTGACTTAAGTACGGAAAAAGTATCTGCTGCCATCTCCGGCTCCGGTGATATTTACCTGGAAGGTAGCGACACGGCCGATGCTCTTGATGCGGCTATTTCCGGTTCGGGCGACATCAAAGCTTCCGGGTTGAAAGCAAAGAATGTGAACGTGAAAATCTCCGGTTCGGGCGACTGCGATGTTTATGCTGTCGATCAACTCAAGGTTAGAGTTATCGGTTCCGGAACGGTCCGTTATGATGGAAATCCGCAAATTGACTCCAATGTTAGCGGTTCCGGCGGATTTAAGAAAAGACATTAA
- a CDS encoding L-threonylcarbamoyladenylate synthase, which produces MMESDFREDIRQAVEVLKKGGIILYPTDTIWGIGCDAANAEAVARIYQLKKRENSRSMLVLMENPNLLNSYIGEVPEVAWELVDVADKPLTIVYPGAKNLAGNLIAEDGSIGIRISGEPFTQQLIQRFRRPIVSTSANISSEPAPAFFDEISREIIDGVDYVVRYRQDDRTPALPSGIIKLGVNGEIQILRK; this is translated from the coding sequence ATGATGGAATCCGATTTTCGGGAAGATATTAGACAAGCTGTTGAGGTATTAAAGAAGGGGGGTATTATTCTCTATCCGACTGATACCATTTGGGGAATAGGCTGCGATGCGGCCAACGCTGAGGCAGTTGCCCGGATTTACCAATTGAAAAAACGGGAAAACTCCAGGAGTATGTTGGTGCTGATGGAGAATCCCAATTTGCTGAATTCATACATCGGGGAGGTTCCGGAAGTAGCCTGGGAATTAGTTGATGTGGCAGATAAACCGCTGACCATTGTTTATCCCGGGGCCAAAAACCTGGCTGGTAATCTTATTGCAGAAGATGGTAGTATTGGTATCCGTATTTCGGGTGAGCCGTTTACGCAGCAATTAATACAGCGCTTCCGCAGGCCGATTGTCTCTACTTCGGCGAATATCAGTAGTGAACCCGCACCGGCATTCTTCGATGAAATAAGCCGGGAAATCATTGATGGGGTAGATTATGTAGTCCGGTACCGGCAGGACGATCGGACCCCTGCATTACCTTCCGGCATCATTAAGTTGGGAGTGAACGGTGAAATTCAGATATTGCGGAAATAG
- the dnaE gene encoding DNA polymerase III subunit alpha, with amino-acid sequence MIPFTHLHVHSQYSILDGAASVPGLVEKAKNDGMKAVALTDHGSMFGVKEFHETCKAKGLKPILGCETYVAARSLDDKSDKVDRSGNHLILLAKNEKGYRNLLKLVSIANIRGMYYKPRIDKSMLEKYHEGIIVSSACLGGEIPQLIMRGDISGAEKAIEWYKSVFGNDYYLELQRHRTDDPQMKMDVYDKQVMVNEVLMDLAQKNNVKLIAANDVHFINEEDAEAHDLLICLNTGKDIDDPNRMRYTRQEWFKTTVEMNELFSDVPEALANTQEIVDKVEFFDLDSSPIMPEFPIPESFGTLEEFRDKFGEKALKEEFGEAYDRMGGYDKVIRVKFEADYLKHLVYKGAEWRYGKAFSGDNKERIDFELETIKTMGFPGYFLIVQDFINAAREMGVIVGPGRGSAAGSVVAYCTGITNVDPIKYDLLFERFLNPDRVSMPDIDIDFDDDGRQLVLDWVTRKYGHDKVAHICTFGTMAAKLALRDVARVLKLPLPEADRLAKMVPEAPKMTLQKAYKENPQLEMEKQSENLLVAKTLRLAETLEGSVRQTGVHACGVLIGKNPLDQHLPVMPTKEEELLTTQYDGRFVEAIGLLKMDFLGLKTLSIIKECLDNIKLSRGIEIDIDQLPPDDQETFELFGRGDTTAIFQFESPGMKKWLRKLKPNRFEDLVAMNALYRPGPMEYIPNFVNRKHGYEEIVYDHPMMEPFLNDTYGITVFQEQVMLQSRALGQFTRGESDTLRKAMGKKKFDLMAKLKVKFHDGCLSNEKFIEGCKELGKKPEVLIDKIWKDWEAFASYAFNKSHSVCYAYIAYQTGYLKAHYPAEFMAAVLSRNLSNADKISIFMDESNHMGLPVLGPDVNESRAKFFVNKKGDLRFGMAAIKGVGNGAVDEIIREREENGEFTDIFDFVERVNLQTVNKKNMESLAMAGAFDNLGGMKRAQFFAENSEGVSFIEALVRYGSRMQGEKQNAMASLFGGENAVEVKRPDVPNVPEWPRIVLLDKEKNLIGIYLSAHPLDDYKLEIESFCTKGINLAQLKENIDAFRNRDLTFAGMVTEAHEGISKNGKPFSTMTLTDYSESHKIYFFGNDYVNFGKFCRQGLFLLVKGKVQPRWRDSNDWEFKVNKIDLLSELRSQVQSVILEIPSETVTNEFIQELGERLNGNSGNTLLKFAVFDVKNNIRVQMFSRNKRIELTDELVEYFQNNPDIAFAIN; translated from the coding sequence ATGATCCCATTTACCCATTTACACGTCCACAGTCAGTATTCCATTTTGGATGGGGCCGCCAGTGTACCCGGTTTGGTCGAAAAAGCCAAAAATGATGGCATGAAGGCAGTTGCCCTGACCGACCATGGCTCCATGTTTGGGGTGAAAGAGTTTCATGAAACCTGTAAGGCAAAAGGATTAAAACCGATACTCGGCTGTGAAACGTATGTCGCTGCCCGAAGCCTTGATGACAAGTCGGATAAAGTTGACCGTTCGGGAAATCACCTGATTTTGCTGGCCAAGAACGAGAAAGGCTACCGAAATTTGTTGAAACTGGTTTCGATTGCCAATATACGTGGGATGTATTACAAGCCCCGAATTGATAAGTCGATGTTGGAAAAGTACCACGAGGGGATTATTGTTTCATCTGCTTGTTTGGGGGGCGAGATACCTCAGCTTATCATGCGGGGCGATATTTCCGGTGCTGAAAAAGCCATCGAATGGTATAAAAGCGTATTTGGCAACGATTATTACCTGGAGCTTCAACGTCATCGTACCGATGACCCGCAGATGAAGATGGATGTGTACGACAAGCAGGTGATGGTGAATGAGGTGCTGATGGATTTAGCGCAAAAGAACAATGTTAAATTGATTGCCGCCAACGACGTACACTTTATTAATGAAGAAGACGCTGAAGCGCATGATTTGCTGATTTGCCTGAATACGGGTAAAGACATTGACGATCCCAACCGGATGCGCTATACCCGGCAGGAGTGGTTCAAAACCACGGTCGAGATGAATGAATTGTTTTCTGATGTGCCGGAAGCTTTGGCCAACACACAGGAAATTGTTGACAAGGTCGAATTTTTCGATCTCGATTCAAGCCCGATTATGCCGGAATTCCCGATACCGGAAAGCTTTGGTACGCTTGAAGAGTTTCGGGACAAGTTTGGTGAGAAGGCGTTAAAAGAGGAATTTGGTGAAGCTTACGATCGAATGGGAGGCTATGATAAAGTAATCCGCGTGAAATTCGAAGCGGATTATTTAAAACATTTAGTTTATAAAGGAGCTGAATGGCGTTATGGCAAAGCATTTTCGGGCGATAATAAAGAACGTATCGACTTTGAGTTGGAAACCATTAAGACAATGGGTTTCCCGGGATATTTCCTTATCGTACAGGACTTTATTAACGCGGCACGTGAAATGGGCGTAATTGTTGGTCCCGGACGTGGTTCGGCAGCGGGCTCAGTCGTAGCTTATTGTACGGGGATTACCAACGTTGACCCGATTAAGTACGATTTGCTGTTCGAACGTTTCCTGAATCCCGACCGTGTGTCGATGCCTGATATTGATATCGACTTTGATGATGATGGCCGGCAGTTGGTTTTGGATTGGGTAACCAGGAAGTATGGTCACGATAAGGTGGCGCACATCTGTACCTTTGGAACCATGGCTGCCAAACTGGCTCTGCGCGATGTGGCCCGGGTACTGAAACTTCCCCTGCCGGAAGCCGACCGGTTGGCGAAGATGGTGCCCGAAGCGCCCAAGATGACGTTGCAAAAAGCCTACAAGGAGAATCCGCAACTGGAGATGGAGAAACAGTCGGAGAACCTGTTGGTTGCGAAGACGCTCCGGTTAGCCGAAACGTTGGAAGGCTCGGTAAGGCAAACGGGTGTACATGCCTGTGGTGTCCTTATTGGTAAAAATCCATTAGACCAGCATCTGCCGGTGATGCCTACCAAAGAGGAGGAGCTGCTTACCACCCAGTATGACGGGCGATTTGTCGAAGCCATCGGATTGCTGAAGATGGACTTCCTGGGATTGAAAACCTTGTCGATCATCAAGGAGTGTCTCGATAATATTAAGCTTTCCCGGGGCATTGAGATTGATATCGACCAATTGCCACCCGACGATCAGGAAACCTTCGAATTGTTCGGACGAGGTGATACAACCGCCATCTTCCAGTTTGAGTCGCCAGGGATGAAAAAATGGCTGCGTAAGCTGAAACCAAACCGTTTTGAAGATTTGGTTGCGATGAATGCGTTGTACCGTCCGGGACCAATGGAGTACATTCCCAATTTTGTTAACCGGAAACACGGTTACGAAGAGATTGTGTACGACCATCCCATGATGGAACCTTTCCTGAACGATACGTACGGTATTACGGTCTTCCAGGAGCAGGTGATGTTGCAGTCACGTGCGCTGGGACAGTTCACCCGTGGCGAATCGGATACGTTGCGGAAAGCCATGGGTAAGAAAAAGTTCGACCTGATGGCCAAACTGAAGGTGAAATTCCATGATGGTTGCCTCAGCAACGAAAAGTTTATAGAAGGATGTAAGGAATTAGGCAAGAAACCGGAAGTCCTGATTGATAAAATCTGGAAAGACTGGGAAGCATTTGCTTCGTATGCTTTCAACAAGTCACACTCGGTTTGTTATGCTTACATAGCTTATCAAACAGGTTATCTCAAAGCACATTACCCGGCCGAGTTTATGGCTGCCGTGTTAAGTCGGAACCTGTCTAATGCCGATAAGATTTCCATTTTCATGGATGAATCGAACCACATGGGGCTGCCTGTTCTTGGGCCCGATGTGAACGAATCGAGGGCCAAGTTTTTTGTGAACAAAAAAGGGGATCTGCGTTTCGGAATGGCAGCGATAAAAGGTGTAGGAAATGGCGCTGTCGATGAAATTATCCGTGAACGGGAAGAAAACGGTGAGTTTACCGATATTTTTGATTTCGTTGAACGGGTGAATTTGCAAACCGTTAACAAGAAAAACATGGAATCATTAGCCATGGCCGGCGCATTCGATAATCTAGGCGGAATGAAACGGGCACAGTTTTTTGCCGAAAACAGCGAAGGTGTTTCGTTTATCGAGGCGCTGGTCCGGTATGGAAGCCGGATGCAGGGTGAGAAGCAAAATGCGATGGCCTCACTGTTTGGCGGTGAGAATGCGGTTGAGGTGAAAAGGCCCGATGTTCCGAATGTTCCGGAATGGCCACGCATCGTTTTACTCGATAAAGAGAAAAACTTAATTGGAATTTATTTGTCGGCCCATCCGCTTGACGATTATAAACTGGAGATCGAGAGTTTCTGTACCAAAGGAATCAATTTAGCTCAGCTGAAAGAAAATATCGATGCTTTCCGCAACCGCGATTTAACGTTTGCCGGAATGGTGACCGAAGCACACGAAGGCATTTCGAAAAACGGAAAGCCGTTCTCGACGATGACCCTGACGGACTACAGCGAATCGCATAAGATATATTTCTTTGGTAACGACTACGTTAACTTTGGGAAATTTTGCCGTCAGGGATTGTTCCTTCTGGTAAAAGGAAAAGTTCAACCCAGGTGGCGCGATAGCAACGACTGGGAATTTAAGGTAAACAAGATTGACTTGTTGAGCGAACTGCGCAGTCAGGTGCAAAGTGTAATCCTGGAGATTCCTTCGGAAACGGTTACTAATGAATTCATTCAAGAGTTGGGTGAACGCCTCAATGGAAATAGTGGCAATACCCTATTGAAATTTGCTGTTTTCGATGTGAAAAACAATATCCGTGTTCAGATGTTTTCACGGAACAAACGTATTGAACTGACAGATGAGTTGGTGGAGTATTTTCAAAATAATCCGGATATTGCGTTTGCAATTAATTAA
- a CDS encoding pyridoxal-phosphate dependent enzyme, whose translation MILPTFNDVKEAHQRIRPYIHRTPVLTSQSVNHLLGAELFFKCENFQKVGAFKFRGACNAVFSLTEKEASKGVGTHSSGNHAAAVALASRLRGIQARIVMPVTAPDIKKKAVAGYGAEITYCAPTLEARETMLRQLIDKHGITEIHPYNNFFVISGQGTAAKELIEDVGDLDIMMTPVGGGGLLSGTALSAKALLPNCRIIAAEPAGADDACRSFHAGHIIPSTQPKTIADGLLTSLGEMNFAIIQHSVDDIVTVSEEAIIKAMRMIWERMKIIIEPSSAVPVAALLEKKIQPKGQKIGIILSGGNVDLGNLPF comes from the coding sequence ATGATTCTTCCAACTTTTAACGATGTAAAGGAGGCGCATCAGCGCATTCGGCCTTACATTCACCGCACACCTGTACTCACCAGCCAAAGCGTCAATCATCTGCTTGGCGCAGAATTATTTTTCAAATGTGAGAATTTCCAGAAGGTAGGCGCCTTCAAGTTTAGGGGCGCCTGTAATGCTGTTTTTTCCCTTACGGAAAAAGAAGCATCAAAAGGTGTCGGAACACATTCATCGGGAAATCATGCTGCAGCGGTAGCACTGGCTTCACGCTTGCGCGGAATTCAAGCCCGGATTGTGATGCCGGTAACAGCCCCCGACATCAAGAAAAAAGCGGTGGCAGGTTACGGGGCCGAAATCACCTATTGTGCGCCTACGCTCGAAGCACGGGAAACAATGCTCCGACAACTCATCGACAAACATGGTATTACCGAAATTCATCCGTACAATAATTTCTTTGTGATTTCCGGACAGGGAACGGCTGCCAAAGAGTTGATTGAAGATGTTGGGGATTTGGATATCATGATGACACCCGTTGGCGGTGGCGGATTGCTGTCCGGGACGGCCCTTTCCGCGAAAGCGTTGTTACCCAATTGCCGGATTATTGCTGCCGAACCGGCCGGCGCCGACGATGCCTGTCGTTCCTTTCATGCCGGACACATTATACCTTCTACCCAACCTAAAACCATCGCCGACGGATTGTTAACGTCGCTGGGCGAAATGAATTTTGCGATTATCCAACATTCAGTTGACGACATTGTAACTGTTTCAGAAGAGGCTATCATCAAAGCCATGCGGATGATATGGGAACGAATGAAAATCATTATCGAACCATCGTCCGCTGTTCCGGTGGCAGCATTACTGGAAAAGAAAATTCAGCCGAAAGGACAAAAAATTGGGATCATTCTTTCGGGCGGAAATGTCGATTTAGGGAACCTGCCTTTTTAA
- a CDS encoding PorP/SprF family type IX secretion system membrane protein, giving the protein MIKRFTFILLLQVFLFGTKSYAQDPHFSQFYAAPTFMSPSLAGSTGGVRLVTNYRNQWPGISQAYHTYAVAADMYVNKFHSGFGAIMVTDQAGSADYNTTNLGLQYSYRVQLGENLQFIPGLQFTLGQLSLNRNKLIFPDGLVNGGQSSGDAYLADTKANYLDFNTSLFLYSRKYWIGTTVEHMMQPSYSFLDEQAKTPMKMVVFGGMNLWKERVGRIEEPRRAALCYRYERQHNFNQLDFGAYWYSRALELGVWWRGIPVFKNEGLGAHYLDNDAIVLSAALVTGSFRFGYSYDIQTSDLAGFGGGAHEVSIIIEFGDIFGCGAQYLDCFTKRAGLHFDKEQPRNLKIY; this is encoded by the coding sequence ATGATAAAACGTTTTACATTCATATTGCTGCTGCAGGTGTTTCTGTTTGGAACAAAGTCATATGCACAGGATCCGCATTTTTCTCAGTTCTATGCAGCGCCGACTTTCATGAGCCCGTCACTGGCCGGATCGACCGGGGGAGTGCGTTTGGTAACCAACTATCGTAACCAGTGGCCGGGCATTTCGCAGGCGTACCATACTTATGCTGTTGCCGCCGACATGTATGTGAATAAATTTCACAGTGGGTTTGGCGCCATCATGGTAACCGATCAGGCCGGCTCTGCCGATTACAATACTACCAATCTTGGCTTGCAATACTCGTATCGTGTGCAATTGGGGGAAAACCTCCAATTCATTCCCGGACTTCAATTTACGTTGGGACAATTAAGTTTGAACAGGAACAAGCTGATTTTTCCTGATGGATTGGTAAATGGCGGGCAGTCGAGTGGCGATGCTTATTTGGCGGATACGAAGGCAAATTACCTCGATTTTAATACCTCACTTTTTCTTTATTCAAGGAAATACTGGATTGGGACAACGGTGGAACACATGATGCAGCCCAGTTATTCCTTTTTGGATGAACAGGCCAAAACGCCTATGAAAATGGTGGTCTTTGGTGGTATGAACCTCTGGAAAGAACGAGTGGGCCGCATTGAAGAACCCAGGCGGGCAGCGCTTTGCTACCGCTATGAACGTCAGCATAATTTCAATCAGCTCGATTTTGGTGCTTACTGGTACAGCAGGGCGCTTGAACTGGGGGTATGGTGGCGTGGCATTCCGGTTTTTAAAAACGAGGGCCTGGGGGCGCACTACCTCGACAACGATGCCATTGTGTTGAGTGCGGCGCTGGTGACCGGTTCATTTCGTTTTGGTTATAGTTACGACATCCAAACCTCCGATTTGGCCGGCTTTGGTGGTGGGGCCCATGAAGTCTCCATTATCATTGAATTTGGCGATATTTTCGGCTGTGGTGCGCAGTATCTCGACTGTTTTACCAAGCGGGCTGGTCTGCATTTCGACAAGGAACAACCGCGTAACCTGAAAATCTATTAA
- a CDS encoding ribosome maturation factor RimM, whose amino-acid sequence MMRAIIKDDCTPIGYLQKTHGLDGSFSMHFEEQLDLTLEEAEYLFLEIDGGLVPFFISDEGFRFRGNDGAIIRFDEIESQGQAREFTGCPVWIFTDEIIEPEEDNTPPLLIGYDVVDQKHGLLGKVTNVDDYSGNLVITVIFRENEVLIPLSEDVLTEMDETNRQLKLICPDGLIELYLE is encoded by the coding sequence ATGATGAGGGCTATCATTAAAGACGATTGTACACCAATTGGCTATTTGCAAAAAACACATGGACTCGACGGAAGTTTTTCCATGCATTTTGAAGAACAGCTTGATTTAACGCTGGAAGAAGCGGAATATCTCTTCCTGGAAATTGACGGAGGGTTGGTTCCTTTCTTTATCAGCGACGAAGGTTTTCGCTTTCGTGGCAATGACGGGGCCATCATCCGTTTCGATGAAATTGAATCACAGGGACAGGCCCGGGAATTTACCGGGTGCCCTGTTTGGATATTCACCGACGAAATTATTGAACCGGAGGAAGACAATACCCCGCCCTTGCTGATAGGTTATGATGTAGTCGACCAAAAACACGGCCTGCTTGGCAAAGTAACAAACGTCGATGATTATTCAGGAAACCTGGTTATTACCGTTATCTTCCGCGAAAACGAAGTGTTGATTCCTCTTTCCGAGGATGTGCTTACAGAGATGGATGAAACCAACCGCCAATTAAAACTCATTTGTCCGGACGGCCTGATTGAACTCTATCTCGAATAA
- a CDS encoding 30S ribosomal protein S16, which translates to MPVKIRLARHGRKRHAYYHIVVANSRAPRDGRYIERIGSYNPNTNPATIELDFDKALDWLQKGAQPTDTARAILSYRGVLMKKHLLEGAKKGAFDEAEAEKRFEAWMAEKESKIQAKVTRLAAESDEVYKARLEAEAKVNEARAAEIAKRNADLAAKAEAANTEETAEEAPEEAEETAADNSTEENTEA; encoded by the coding sequence ATGCCAGTAAAGATTCGTTTAGCAAGGCATGGTCGTAAGAGACATGCTTACTACCACATTGTGGTAGCAAATAGCAGGGCGCCACGGGATGGTCGATACATCGAAAGGATTGGTTCTTACAATCCAAATACAAATCCTGCTACCATTGAGCTTGATTTTGACAAAGCTCTGGACTGGCTACAAAAAGGCGCCCAACCAACTGATACGGCACGTGCGATTCTTTCGTACCGCGGTGTATTGATGAAAAAACACCTCCTGGAAGGTGCGAAAAAGGGTGCTTTCGACGAAGCAGAAGCTGAAAAACGTTTTGAGGCATGGATGGCGGAGAAAGAATCCAAAATCCAGGCTAAAGTTACCCGGTTAGCTGCTGAATCTGACGAAGTATACAAAGCAAGGCTGGAAGCTGAAGCAAAAGTTAATGAGGCCCGTGCTGCTGAGATCGCCAAGCGCAATGCAGACCTGGCTGCCAAAGCTGAAGCCGCCAACACTGAAGAAACTGCAGAGGAAGCACCTGAAGAAGCAGAAGAAACAGCTGCCGACAACAGTACCGAAGAGAACACTGAAGCATAA
- a CDS encoding carboxypeptidase-like regulatory domain-containing protein, with amino-acid sequence MHKARSSYHTENPYTRTLQRFILFFALALISIIQANAQPYFPEDMIEVSGKLIDTETGDIVPYAHIVNQRVHGGTISDKEGVFSVQADPADTLTVNAMGFKTMKIIVADYLKKNKTIVIYKMAPIRYLVGEVKVTGKNKKLDLYGVPQGNESKVPVELRSDDFNKKPHWTSAIFSPLSFLHYKLNKHEKSKRKAMAAIITESQWDKFKLVYNKDILHRITGLEGDTLDDFMIYCNIHMNLYYSATSLEVDQRVRELFKQYEADKMPGGSITN; translated from the coding sequence ATGCACAAGGCAAGATCAAGTTATCATACTGAAAATCCATACACACGAACGTTGCAACGATTCATTTTGTTCTTTGCATTGGCATTGATTTCTATCATACAAGCCAATGCACAACCCTATTTCCCGGAAGACATGATCGAGGTTTCCGGGAAATTAATTGATACAGAAACAGGCGATATTGTGCCGTATGCACACATCGTCAACCAGCGGGTCCATGGGGGAACTATTTCTGACAAGGAGGGCGTTTTCTCGGTTCAGGCCGATCCGGCCGACACCCTTACGGTGAATGCAATGGGATTCAAAACCATGAAAATCATTGTAGCCGATTATCTCAAAAAGAACAAGACGATCGTCATTTATAAAATGGCCCCCATCAGGTACCTGGTTGGCGAAGTGAAAGTAACCGGTAAGAACAAGAAACTGGACCTGTACGGTGTTCCGCAAGGGAATGAATCAAAAGTGCCGGTAGAGTTACGAAGCGATGATTTTAATAAAAAGCCCCACTGGACTTCGGCCATTTTTTCGCCACTCTCTTTCCTTCACTATAAACTGAATAAACACGAGAAGAGCAAGCGAAAAGCAATGGCGGCTATTATCACCGAATCGCAGTGGGACAAATTTAAGCTGGTGTACAACAAAGATATCTTACACCGGATAACCGGCCTGGAAGGTGACACGCTTGACGATTTCATGATTTACTGTAACATCCACATGAATTTGTATTACAGCGCCACCAGCCTCGAAGTTGACCAGCGGGTACGGGAACTATTCAAACAATACGAGGCCGATAAGATGCCCGGCGGCTCCATCACGAATTAA
- the trxA gene encoding thioredoxin, translated as MAIEVTDANFEEVVLQSDKPVLVDFWAEWCGPCRMVGPLVEELAHDYEGKVVVTKMDVDSNPGTAAKFGIRNIPTILFFKGGDVADKQVGAVPKTILSSKLDALL; from the coding sequence ATGGCAATTGAAGTTACTGATGCTAATTTCGAGGAGGTTGTATTGCAGTCAGACAAACCTGTATTAGTCGATTTCTGGGCCGAATGGTGTGGTCCGTGCCGTATGGTCGGTCCACTGGTGGAAGAGTTGGCCCATGATTATGAAGGGAAAGTGGTCGTTACCAAAATGGATGTGGACAGCAATCCCGGGACGGCGGCTAAATTTGGCATCCGCAATATTCCTACCATCCTTTTCTTTAAAGGTGGAGATGTTGCAGACAAGCAGGTTGGGGCAGTACCGAAAACAATTCTTTCTTCGAAATTAGATGCTCTCTTGTAA